A stretch of Amycolatopsis tolypomycina DNA encodes these proteins:
- a CDS encoding Ppx/GppA phosphatase family protein codes for MRLGVLDVGSNTVHLLVVDAHRGAHPTPMHSEKSVLRLAEQITPGGELAKAGADELVTAVESAKESAARLGCEELMAFATSAVREAKNSAKVLARVAEKTGVELQVLSGTDEARLTFLAVRRWYGWSAGQLLVLDIGGGSLEVAMGRDEEPVLAESLPLGAGRTTRTRFRHDPPTRSELVATSAWLDDQLTDLTRKVTKWGEPDRVVATSKTFRSLARLTGAAPSAAGPRVRRTLTDTALRQLLAFVSRMPSADLAQLEGVSSSRAHQLVAGALVAQATMRALGVPELEICPWALREGVILRRLDHSNGADETGAALVGRFGAQEDR; via the coding sequence GTGCGCCTAGGGGTACTCGACGTCGGTTCCAACACCGTCCACCTGCTCGTGGTCGACGCCCACCGTGGCGCCCACCCGACGCCGATGCATTCCGAAAAGTCCGTGCTGCGGCTGGCCGAGCAGATCACCCCCGGTGGCGAGCTCGCCAAGGCCGGCGCCGACGAGCTGGTGACCGCCGTCGAATCGGCCAAGGAGTCCGCCGCGCGGCTGGGCTGCGAAGAGCTGATGGCCTTCGCCACCTCCGCGGTCCGCGAAGCGAAGAACTCCGCCAAGGTCCTGGCCAGGGTGGCCGAGAAAACCGGCGTCGAGCTGCAGGTCCTTTCGGGCACCGACGAAGCGAGGCTCACGTTCCTCGCCGTCCGGCGCTGGTACGGCTGGTCGGCCGGGCAGCTGCTGGTGCTCGACATCGGCGGCGGCTCGCTCGAGGTCGCGATGGGCCGCGACGAGGAGCCCGTCCTGGCCGAATCCCTGCCCCTCGGCGCCGGGCGCACCACGCGCACCCGGTTCAGGCACGACCCGCCGACGCGCTCCGAGCTCGTCGCGACGTCCGCGTGGCTGGACGACCAGCTCACCGACCTCACGCGCAAGGTCACCAAATGGGGTGAACCCGATCGGGTCGTGGCGACGTCGAAGACGTTCCGCTCGCTGGCCCGGCTGACCGGCGCCGCCCCCTCGGCCGCGGGGCCGCGCGTGCGACGTACCCTCACCGACACCGCATTGCGCCAGCTCCTGGCCTTCGTCTCGCGGATGCCTTCGGCCGATCTCGCGCAGCTCGAAGGCGTCAGTTCGAGCCGGGCGCACCAGCTGGTGGCGGGCGCGCTCGTCGCGCAGGCCACGATGCGGGCGCTCGGGGTGCCGGAACTCGAGATCTGCCCGTGGGCTCTGCGAGAGGGTGTCATCCTGCGGCGGCTGGACCATTCGAACGGCGCGGATGAGACTGGAGCCGCTCTCGTCGGGCGCTTCGGCGCACAGGAGGACCGGTGA